A genome region from Planctomycetota bacterium includes the following:
- a CDS encoding universal stress protein — translation MAQQPFRHILVLVDGTESSFKAAESAVQIARAEKAQLTAVGIVDTATLKHLLSTHIMVAAEMEEYERDLEASGRKHLAYVADLAAEHGVKARTVLLKGAVHSAVLAEQKASGADLIVIGAFRWSLCHRDQAARERQLILDEAPCPVLVVR, via the coding sequence ATGGCACAGCAACCGTTTCGGCACATCCTCGTGTTGGTGGACGGCACCGAGTCGTCGTTCAAGGCGGCCGAGAGCGCCGTGCAGATCGCCAGGGCCGAGAAGGCGCAACTCACCGCCGTGGGCATCGTGGACACGGCGACGCTCAAGCACCTCCTCTCCACCCACATCATGGTGGCGGCGGAGATGGAGGAGTACGAGCGCGACCTCGAGGCCTCGGGCCGCAAGCACCTGGCCTACGTGGCCGACCTCGCGGCCGAGCACGGCGTGAAGGCCCGCACCGTGCTGCTCAAGGGCGCGGTCCACAGCGCCGTGCTGGCCGAGCAGAAGGCGAGCGGCGCCGACCTCATCGTCATCGGCGCCTTCCGCTGGAGCCTGTGCCACCGCGACCAGGCCGCGCGCGAGCGGCAGCTCATCCTCGACGAGGCCCCCTGCCCCGTTCTCGTCGTCCGCTAG
- a CDS encoding amino acid racemase, which yields MAKHIGIVACSAEGAALCYRTICAEASARMGEHAHPETTMHTHPLAAYMVHIRSGEWAAVAELMLSSAHKLAAVGADFAICPDNTIHQAFGLVEPRSPIPWLHIARIVAFEAKRRGFARLGILGTRYLMEGPVYPEALAPAGIAALVPDEADRERIDAIIFRELVNAVFTEESRLYLNAVMARLRARGADAAVLGCTEIPLLVRPDEAPLPTLDSTRLLARAALACAIGA from the coding sequence ATGGCGAAGCACATCGGCATTGTCGCGTGCAGCGCGGAGGGGGCAGCCCTCTGCTACCGCACGATCTGTGCGGAAGCGTCCGCCCGGATGGGCGAACACGCGCATCCCGAAACCACCATGCACACCCACCCCCTCGCCGCCTACATGGTGCACATTCGCTCCGGCGAGTGGGCCGCCGTGGCCGAGCTGATGCTCTCGTCGGCCCACAAGCTGGCTGCCGTGGGCGCCGACTTCGCCATCTGCCCCGACAACACGATCCACCAGGCCTTCGGCCTCGTCGAGCCGCGCTCGCCCATCCCCTGGCTGCACATCGCCCGCATCGTGGCCTTCGAGGCCAAGCGGCGCGGGTTCGCGCGCCTCGGCATTCTCGGCACCCGCTACCTGATGGAGGGCCCAGTCTACCCCGAGGCCTTAGCCCCCGCGGGCATCGCCGCTCTCGTGCCCGACGAGGCCGACCGCGAGCGGATTGACGCCATCATCTTCCGGGAGCTGGTCAACGCCGTCTTCACCGAGGAGTCGCGGCTCTACCTCAACGCCGTGATGGCGAGGCTCCGCGCACGCGGGGCCGATGCGGCCGTGCTCGGCTGCACGGAGATTCCGTTGCTCGTGCGGCCCGACGAGGCGCCTCTGCCCACCCTCGACTCCACCCGCCTCCTGGCCCGCGCGGCGCTGGCCTGCGCAATTGGCGCTTGA